The following coding sequences are from one Gossypium raimondii isolate GPD5lz chromosome 4, ASM2569854v1, whole genome shotgun sequence window:
- the LOC105779523 gene encoding probable mediator of RNA polymerase II transcription subunit 26c isoform X1 has translation MDLDDFRSVLETAGVDVWTFIDTAILVASLDYGQEFKQRRDGIVERLYATSMVTRCKSCDFGERSNVYQVNKEDSPHEGKEGGKGSPFTPHSDNEDDDMDPYGGLFDDEQKRVLEIKERLELPDQSEDSLVDLLQSLADMDITFQALKETDIGRHVNKLRKHSSNDVRRLVKQLVRKWKEIVDEWVRVNQPGEPEPAGLMAADGDSPQQKLPQNGRQQVPDFAYSPNPHNGSFGSEKNNSEPERKPKPIPPCRKDPPSRHTHSTPPQNVQRQREQKESNFDSERLASARKRLQESYKEAENAKKQRTVQVMDIHELPKPKNAFFAKNKGGGSQGRHW, from the exons ATGGATTTGGATGATTTCAGATCAGTTCTTGAAACTGCTGGTGTTGATGTGTGGACTTTTATAGATACCGCAATCCTGGTAGCTTCTTTGGATTATGGCCAAGAGTTTAAGCAAAGGAGAGATGGGATTGTGGAGAGGCTTTATGCTACTTCCATGGTTACCAGGTGTAAAAGCTGTGATTTTGGTGAGAGATCAAATGTATATCAAGTTAATAAAGAAGATAGCCCCCATGAAGGTAAAGAAGGAGGAAAAGGGTCTCCTTTTACGCCTCATTCTGAtaatgaagatgatgatatgGACCCTTATGGAGgcttgtttgatgatgaacAAAAAAGGGTTCTTGAGATTAAGGAGCGTCTTGAACTACCTGATCAG TCTGAGGATTCTTTGGTTGATTTACTTCAAAGCTTGGCAGACATGGATATAACATTTCAAGCTCTCAAG GAGACTGATATTGGGAGACATGTTAACAAATTGAGGAAACATTCATCAAATGATGTTAGGAGATTAGTGAAGCAACTTGTCAG GAAGTGGAAAGAAATTGTAGATGAATGGGTAAGGGTGAATCAACCTGGAGAACCAGAACCTGCTGGACTTATGG CAGCCGATGGCGATTCACCACAGCAAAAACTTCCTCAAAATGGTCGTCAACAG GTTCCTGATTTTGCATACTCTCCTAATCCCCACA ATGGGAGTTTTGGTTCGGAGAAGAATAATTCAGAACCTGAAAGGAAGCCAAAGCCAATCCCTCCTTGCCGAAAAGATCCTCCATCAAGACATACTCACTCAACTCCTCCACAAAATGTACAG AGACAGAGAGAACAAAAGGAAAGCAATTTTGACTCTGAAAGGCTGGCTTCTGCGAGGAAAAGGCTTCAAGAAAGTTACAAGGAAGCTGAAAATG CCAAAAAGCAAAGAACGGTACAAGTGATGGACATTCATGAGCTACCAAAACCCAAGAATGCCTTCTTTGCCAAAAACAAGGGAGGTGGTTCTCAAGGGAGGCACTGGTGA
- the LOC105779523 gene encoding probable mediator of RNA polymerase II transcription subunit 26c isoform X2, with translation MDLDDFRSVLETAGVDVWTFIDTAILVASLDYGQEFKQRRDGIVERLYATSMVTRCKSCDFGERSNVYQVNKEDSPHEGKEGGKGSPFTPHSDNEDDDMDPYGGLFDDEQKRVLEIKERLELPDQSEDSLVDLLQSLADMDITFQALKETDIGRHVNKLRKHSSNDVRRLVKQLVRKWKEIVDEWVRVNQPGEPEPAGLMADGDSPQQKLPQNGRQQVPDFAYSPNPHNGSFGSEKNNSEPERKPKPIPPCRKDPPSRHTHSTPPQNVQRQREQKESNFDSERLASARKRLQESYKEAENAKKQRTVQVMDIHELPKPKNAFFAKNKGGGSQGRHW, from the exons ATGGATTTGGATGATTTCAGATCAGTTCTTGAAACTGCTGGTGTTGATGTGTGGACTTTTATAGATACCGCAATCCTGGTAGCTTCTTTGGATTATGGCCAAGAGTTTAAGCAAAGGAGAGATGGGATTGTGGAGAGGCTTTATGCTACTTCCATGGTTACCAGGTGTAAAAGCTGTGATTTTGGTGAGAGATCAAATGTATATCAAGTTAATAAAGAAGATAGCCCCCATGAAGGTAAAGAAGGAGGAAAAGGGTCTCCTTTTACGCCTCATTCTGAtaatgaagatgatgatatgGACCCTTATGGAGgcttgtttgatgatgaacAAAAAAGGGTTCTTGAGATTAAGGAGCGTCTTGAACTACCTGATCAG TCTGAGGATTCTTTGGTTGATTTACTTCAAAGCTTGGCAGACATGGATATAACATTTCAAGCTCTCAAG GAGACTGATATTGGGAGACATGTTAACAAATTGAGGAAACATTCATCAAATGATGTTAGGAGATTAGTGAAGCAACTTGTCAG GAAGTGGAAAGAAATTGTAGATGAATGGGTAAGGGTGAATCAACCTGGAGAACCAGAACCTGCTGGACTTATGG CCGATGGCGATTCACCACAGCAAAAACTTCCTCAAAATGGTCGTCAACAG GTTCCTGATTTTGCATACTCTCCTAATCCCCACA ATGGGAGTTTTGGTTCGGAGAAGAATAATTCAGAACCTGAAAGGAAGCCAAAGCCAATCCCTCCTTGCCGAAAAGATCCTCCATCAAGACATACTCACTCAACTCCTCCACAAAATGTACAG AGACAGAGAGAACAAAAGGAAAGCAATTTTGACTCTGAAAGGCTGGCTTCTGCGAGGAAAAGGCTTCAAGAAAGTTACAAGGAAGCTGAAAATG CCAAAAAGCAAAGAACGGTACAAGTGATGGACATTCATGAGCTACCAAAACCCAAGAATGCCTTCTTTGCCAAAAACAAGGGAGGTGGTTCTCAAGGGAGGCACTGGTGA